A single window of Syntrophotalea acetylenica DNA harbors:
- a CDS encoding TraB/VirB10 family protein — MDFKRLKVAWRNLEPGTRKKAVQILGIAGVLLLATLAYMARSKPAPPPPVAEKPVSLTSDAHLLEKSLYQKSRQEMERRDRQMEELRRQLDEMVLQDRQKQVEPALEPASEASRSPAGLPSYPPPPPPGTVNPHAGASSASVPAAVPEEMVVVGGISTVSAPAGAIPDESKKKAERKQSIYLPPSFMAATLLSGLDAPTAESARGNPVPALLRIKDLAVLPNSVKADLKGCFVIAEGLGNLADERAHMRAVSLSCLTREGQAVIDHKVKGFLVDQDGKIGLKGRVVSRMGAAIARSMIAGFFGGMGEYVASQNTIVSSSPLGTTQTIDPGSAVQYGVGSGLAAAFKDTQKFYLELAKQALPVIEVGATKDITLVIEEGVTLELRDPTKEVN; from the coding sequence ATGGATTTTAAACGGCTGAAAGTGGCTTGGCGAAATCTGGAACCCGGGACCCGGAAAAAAGCCGTTCAGATCCTCGGCATTGCCGGGGTGCTGCTTTTGGCGACCCTTGCGTACATGGCACGGTCCAAGCCGGCGCCGCCACCTCCCGTGGCGGAAAAGCCGGTCTCCCTGACCTCCGATGCGCATCTTCTGGAAAAATCGCTTTACCAGAAAAGCCGGCAGGAGATGGAGCGCCGTGACCGGCAGATGGAGGAATTGCGCCGGCAACTTGACGAAATGGTTCTGCAGGATCGGCAAAAACAGGTTGAACCGGCTCTCGAACCCGCCAGCGAAGCGTCCCGGTCTCCTGCCGGGCTGCCCTCCTATCCGCCTCCGCCCCCGCCAGGCACGGTCAACCCGCACGCCGGAGCTTCCTCCGCTTCTGTGCCGGCTGCGGTTCCGGAGGAAATGGTCGTGGTGGGCGGCATCAGCACCGTGTCCGCACCTGCAGGCGCCATCCCGGACGAGAGTAAAAAAAAAGCCGAACGGAAACAGTCGATTTACCTGCCTCCCTCCTTCATGGCGGCGACCCTGCTTTCCGGCCTGGACGCGCCGACGGCGGAATCGGCGCGGGGCAATCCGGTTCCGGCGCTGTTGCGGATCAAGGATCTGGCAGTATTGCCGAACAGCGTCAAGGCGGACCTCAAAGGCTGCTTCGTTATCGCGGAGGGTCTTGGCAACCTCGCTGACGAACGGGCCCACATGCGGGCAGTGTCCCTGTCCTGCCTGACCCGGGAGGGACAGGCGGTAATCGACCACAAGGTCAAGGGGTTCCTGGTGGACCAGGACGGCAAGATCGGCCTGAAGGGCAGGGTGGTCAGCCGCATGGGCGCCGCCATCGCCCGATCAATGATCGCCGGGTTCTTCGGCGGCATGGGCGAGTATGTCGCCTCCCAGAACACCATCGTCAGCTCCAGCCCCCTTGGGACGACCCAGACCATCGACCCCGGAAGCGCGGTGCAGTACGGCGTCGGCAGCGGCCTGGCCGCCGCCTTCAAGGACACCCAGAAATTCTACCTGGAACTGGCCAAGCAGGCCCTGCCGGTCATCGAGGTCGGAGCGACCAAGGACATAACGCTGGTTATAGAAGAAGGGGTCACTCTCGAATTGCGCGACCCGACCAAGGAGGTCAACTGA
- a CDS encoding type-F conjugative transfer system secretin TraK has product MRRFLIVTLALLAASPCLAASSESTELWPSVVPPEVATRIRLSNTDVNRLVCEESIKDVVYSKEKGIEVKISGRDAFIKFTALKRGDQLFYTEVPSEFHVVCGDEIYTLVGLPQRVPTQTIRLSSGRKKRIEKNLSLFAGLPLEKKILTLIKQAYAGDIPESYTIRPVGRQMDLFRDLWVTARQDIIVEGEGLVVREFLVSLKSGIEALRLSEQALLRKELTRSPLAVALDEPLLEPGGITRAFIVECRDENHAPAWVGKGGGHGF; this is encoded by the coding sequence GTGCGCAGGTTTCTCATTGTGACGCTGGCTTTGCTGGCCGCGTCTCCCTGTTTGGCGGCTTCCTCCGAAAGTACGGAGCTCTGGCCTTCCGTGGTGCCGCCAGAGGTTGCCACCAGAATCCGGCTGTCGAACACGGACGTGAACCGGCTGGTCTGCGAGGAGAGCATCAAGGACGTGGTGTACAGCAAGGAGAAGGGCATCGAAGTCAAGATTTCCGGGCGTGACGCCTTTATCAAGTTCACGGCTTTGAAACGCGGGGACCAGTTGTTTTACACCGAGGTTCCTTCCGAGTTTCATGTTGTCTGCGGCGATGAAATTTACACGCTTGTCGGACTTCCCCAGAGGGTGCCCACCCAAACCATCCGGCTGTCGTCCGGGCGGAAGAAGCGTATTGAGAAAAACCTGTCCCTGTTCGCGGGGCTGCCTTTGGAGAAGAAGATCCTGACCCTGATAAAGCAGGCTTATGCGGGGGATATCCCGGAGAGCTACACGATTCGGCCGGTTGGCAGACAGATGGATCTCTTCCGGGATCTTTGGGTGACCGCCCGACAGGACATCATTGTCGAAGGAGAAGGACTGGTCGTCCGGGAATTTCTGGTGTCGCTGAAGTCGGGCATCGAGGCGCTGCGGCTTTCCGAGCAGGCGTTGCTGCGCAAGGAACTGACCCGCAGCCCGCTGGCCGTGGCACTGGACGAGCCCCTGCTGGAACCAGGAGGGATAACCCGGGCATTCATTGTGGAGTGCCGCGACGAGAACCATGCTCCGGCCTGGGTCGGAAAGGGGGGCGGTCATGGATTTTAA
- a CDS encoding type IV conjugative transfer system protein TraE: MRLDFFLSKTSNLFAERRLLRLMVILIGGLTALNCLLLFAAMDRQRTILVPPALAGQAEVAGSTADPDYLRLMGRYVTGLRLNYTPATVRKQFDELLPLVAPEEYPSLNKELYRIADAVEMTGATSVFHLEDMIHFPQQQCLEIPGRMELYVRDQKTEDKRMAYRLSYKIRDGRFWITGFMEKEG, translated from the coding sequence ATGAGACTCGATTTTTTCCTGTCGAAAACCAGCAACCTGTTTGCCGAGCGCAGGTTGCTGCGGCTGATGGTGATACTGATTGGCGGACTGACCGCCCTGAACTGCCTGCTGCTGTTTGCTGCCATGGACCGCCAGCGTACGATTCTGGTTCCGCCGGCCCTTGCCGGCCAGGCCGAAGTGGCGGGTTCGACCGCCGATCCAGACTACCTGCGGCTGATGGGCAGATATGTCACCGGTCTGCGTCTGAATTACACCCCCGCTACCGTCCGAAAGCAGTTCGATGAACTGCTGCCGCTGGTGGCCCCCGAGGAATATCCGTCCCTCAATAAAGAGCTTTATCGCATCGCGGATGCCGTGGAAATGACCGGAGCCACCAGCGTGTTTCACCTGGAGGACATGATCCACTTTCCGCAACAGCAGTGCCTGGAAATTCCCGGCCGGATGGAGTTGTACGTCAGGGACCAGAAAACCGAGGACAAGCGAATGGCTTACCGATTGTCCTACAAGATTCGGGATGGCCGTTTCTGGATCACTGGCTTTATGGAAAAGGAGGGTTGA
- a CDS encoding type IV conjugative transfer system protein TraL has translation MDKKMPQYLTAPYQLLWFEPDDLGIMVVGYMLAMIFGGIFWVVMIAAPVAYGKIKRRYPRGFLRHMFYVAGWTDLRGYPSYYEEEFFE, from the coding sequence ATGGACAAGAAGATGCCTCAATACCTCACCGCCCCCTATCAGCTTCTATGGTTCGAGCCGGACGATTTGGGCATCATGGTTGTCGGCTACATGCTGGCCATGATTTTCGGCGGGATCTTCTGGGTGGTGATGATTGCCGCACCGGTTGCCTACGGCAAGATCAAGCGTCGCTATCCCAGAGGCTTTCTGCGCCACATGTTCTATGTGGCCGGCTGGACCGACCTGCGAGGCTATCCCAGCTATTACGAAGAGGAATTCTTCGAATGA
- a CDS encoding DsbC family protein, producing MLLTGPSTSAASGNGAEAAAQMKRMFPQTGIDGFLPSPIPGLYEVTAGGQIFYFSPEGYLVLGEIWSKDGQSITAQRREQILAGKVKELPLDKAVTIGNGPHQVIEFTDPDCPYCRKLDDYLSAREDITRHIFFCPLETHPQARDKALYILCSTDRETAKHEVFTGMWDGTRPSLKNCSTTLLDEHLRLAGAVGVRGTPTLWVNGKRIGGANIEAIASILDNPNAKVQAKKRRATND from the coding sequence TTGCTGCTGACGGGACCGTCCACGTCTGCCGCATCCGGCAATGGGGCAGAGGCTGCTGCCCAAATGAAGCGGATGTTCCCGCAGACGGGTATCGACGGCTTTCTGCCTTCTCCCATTCCAGGCCTTTACGAGGTGACTGCGGGTGGCCAGATTTTCTACTTCAGCCCCGAGGGCTATCTGGTGCTGGGAGAAATCTGGAGCAAGGACGGCCAAAGCATTACCGCCCAAAGGCGGGAACAAATCCTGGCCGGGAAGGTAAAAGAGCTGCCCCTGGATAAAGCCGTGACGATCGGCAACGGGCCTCATCAGGTCATTGAGTTCACCGATCCGGACTGCCCCTACTGTCGCAAGCTCGACGACTACCTGAGCGCCCGGGAAGATATCACCCGGCACATCTTTTTTTGCCCACTGGAAACTCATCCTCAGGCCCGCGACAAGGCCCTGTACATCCTGTGCAGTACAGACCGGGAAACAGCAAAACACGAGGTCTTCACCGGAATGTGGGACGGAACCCGGCCTTCTCTGAAGAACTGTTCAACAACCCTCCTCGATGAACACCTGAGACTTGCCGGTGCCGTAGGCGTGCGGGGGACGCCTACTCTCTGGGTCAACGGAAAAAGGATCGGAGGAGCGAACATCGAGGCCATCGCCTCGATTCTGGACAACCCGAACGCAAAGGTTCAAGCCAAGAAAAGGAGAGCAACCAATGATTAA
- a CDS encoding OmpA family protein: MAKERQKASFLTGLAWPPSELMSLQISEKSFTGTMQHLLGWVHTICLLRKSSRILIIQRPDPLSPPTSDRIGFRDSCVPLGKTPSLRPEYEEEIHIPLSGNGKEVLVRLFYVVLLLASLSVPAWADTICRQYHNADFGAAATSYSAKAFVITNVCEEPNLPAQRSVSLSVRVGQQTATASAIETGSFPPEANSNRSNLDPKRDSSTWTVWFDFDRAELSESSKAVLDEVPCTAKVRVAGYACRLGSEQHNRDLSRYRAESVSAYLQDRGVTVMSKNGRGECCPISTDNLSLNRRAVVEQVKESAK; the protein is encoded by the coding sequence ATGGCAAAAGAAAGACAGAAGGCATCGTTTCTGACAGGTTTGGCATGGCCGCCTTCAGAATTGATGTCGTTGCAGATCTCTGAAAAAAGTTTCACGGGAACGATGCAACATCTCTTAGGCTGGGTTCACACTATATGCCTTTTGAGGAAAAGTTCCAGAATTTTAATAATCCAACGTCCCGATCCACTGAGCCCACCCACCTCAGATCGTATTGGTTTCCGTGATTCCTGCGTCCCCCTTGGCAAGACTCCTTCCCTGCGGCCCGAATATGAGGAAGAGATCCATATCCCTTTGTCAGGAAACGGGAAGGAGGTTCTTGTGCGGCTGTTTTATGTTGTTTTGCTTCTGGCATCCCTGTCTGTTCCGGCATGGGCAGATACCATCTGCCGCCAGTATCACAATGCCGACTTCGGCGCTGCCGCCACCAGCTATTCCGCCAAAGCGTTCGTCATCACCAACGTTTGCGAGGAACCCAATCTTCCGGCTCAGCGGTCCGTATCCCTTTCCGTGCGGGTTGGACAGCAGACGGCAACTGCCAGTGCAATAGAAACGGGTTCTTTTCCACCGGAGGCTAATTCCAACAGATCGAACCTCGATCCCAAGAGAGATTCGTCGACCTGGACAGTCTGGTTCGATTTTGACCGGGCGGAACTGAGCGAATCGTCCAAAGCCGTCCTCGATGAAGTTCCTTGCACGGCCAAAGTTCGAGTTGCCGGGTATGCGTGTCGGCTCGGTAGCGAGCAACATAACCGGGATCTGTCGCGGTACCGCGCAGAAAGTGTGAGTGCCTACCTTCAGGATCGCGGCGTCACCGTGATGTCCAAAAACGGCCGAGGCGAATGCTGTCCGATCTCCACGGACAACCTGTCCCTTAATCGCCGCGCGGTCGTTGAACAGGTAAAGGAGAGCGCCAAATGA
- a CDS encoding IS4 family transposase, producing the protein MATGKLVFSQVIDHLPLHTFRQCVKRYQGNRKVKSFTCLDQFLCMAFAQLTYRESLRDIEACLRAQSNKLYHMGIRSQVSRNTLANANKVRDWRIYADLAHSLIPVARSLYLDEDFGIELDQAAYALDATTIDLCLTLFPWAEFRQTKSAIKLHTLLDLRGSIPTFIYISDGKEHEVAVFDDLPLEAGATYVMDRGYLDYFRLYRMTKAHAFFVIRAKKNMAFRRLYSAPVNRETGLLCDQTVKFTGHYATRDYPEKLRRVRVRDLETDKTIVILSNNFTLPAESIALLYRRRWYIEQFFRWIKQNLRIKSFYGTSENAVKTQIWIAVTVYLLVAIMKKRLKIEASLYTILQILSVTSFERIQLNQLLVDADYTAASTENDNQLFLFN; encoded by the coding sequence ATGGCCACCGGCAAGCTGGTTTTCTCTCAAGTCATCGACCATCTTCCCTTGCACACGTTTCGGCAATGCGTGAAACGCTACCAGGGAAACCGCAAGGTCAAGTCATTCACCTGTCTCGACCAGTTTCTCTGTATGGCCTTCGCCCAACTGACGTATCGCGAAAGCTTGCGCGATATCGAAGCCTGTCTTCGTGCACAGAGCAACAAGCTCTATCACATGGGCATCCGCAGCCAGGTATCGAGGAACACTCTGGCCAACGCCAACAAGGTCCGCGACTGGCGAATTTATGCCGACTTGGCTCACAGCCTCATTCCGGTGGCGCGCAGCCTCTACCTGGACGAGGATTTTGGCATCGAACTCGACCAGGCCGCCTATGCCTTGGACGCAACGACAATCGATTTGTGTCTGACGCTGTTTCCATGGGCCGAGTTTCGGCAGACCAAGAGCGCAATCAAGCTACACACCCTTCTGGATCTGCGCGGCAGCATTCCTACGTTCATTTACATCTCAGACGGCAAAGAGCACGAGGTCGCAGTTTTCGACGATCTGCCTTTGGAAGCCGGAGCCACCTATGTGATGGATCGTGGCTACCTCGACTATTTTCGTCTTTATCGGATGACCAAGGCCCATGCCTTCTTTGTCATTCGGGCCAAGAAGAACATGGCCTTCCGGCGACTCTATTCCGCTCCCGTAAACCGAGAAACCGGGTTGCTTTGCGATCAAACAGTCAAGTTCACCGGGCATTACGCGACACGCGATTATCCGGAGAAACTACGTCGCGTCAGAGTGCGCGACCTGGAGACCGACAAAACCATCGTCATTCTGAGCAACAACTTCACGCTCCCGGCGGAATCGATTGCTTTGCTTTATCGTCGCCGGTGGTACATCGAGCAGTTCTTCCGCTGGATCAAACAGAACCTGCGGATTAAGAGTTTTTACGGCACCAGCGAAAATGCGGTCAAAACCCAGATCTGGATCGCAGTAACCGTTTATCTGCTGGTGGCCATTATGAAAAAACGGCTCAAGATCGAGGCCAGTCTCTACACAATTTTACAGATATTAAGCGTAACCTCGTTCGAGAGAATTCAGTTAAATCAGCTACTTGTTGACGCGGATTACACAGCCGCATCAACGGAAAACGATAACCAGTTGTTTTTATTCAACTAA
- a CDS encoding ParM/StbA family protein, translated as MLFVCDLGFSSLKWIYGEKRGRIFSAYRRGSDGQTVVGDEALLSAGSSYIKTVEELVHCYPVFVEAAASAGNVTQDSPLVVGVPYGAWTTDKGRPAGLIRTLTKVLNGSGWTDVRVLPQGLGGIRLFLSQHPDENGNVLAVDIGFNTVIFTLFSGANREIIYGDTFYKRGVHQMATQLLLPNIRDFAPSRTFTPVEVSYLIEQGYIQYGFDRHDIRHDIEKAAKTYIEDVLRDIHGELQAHLGLKADFGTVLIFGGGATLIRDTISSTKVTIKILAEPEFANASGFALADG; from the coding sequence ATGCTTTTTGTATGCGATTTGGGATTTTCCTCGCTGAAATGGATCTATGGGGAAAAAAGAGGAAGAATCTTTTCCGCCTACCGGCGCGGCTCGGACGGCCAAACGGTCGTGGGTGACGAGGCACTTCTCAGCGCCGGGTCCAGCTATATCAAAACGGTGGAAGAACTGGTTCACTGCTATCCGGTGTTTGTCGAAGCAGCTGCCTCGGCAGGAAATGTTACGCAAGACTCTCCGTTGGTGGTCGGCGTTCCCTACGGGGCCTGGACTACCGACAAGGGGCGGCCGGCCGGTTTGATAAGGACGTTGACCAAAGTGCTTAACGGCAGCGGGTGGACTGATGTTCGAGTGCTTCCGCAAGGGCTTGGTGGCATCCGGCTTTTTCTTAGCCAGCATCCCGATGAGAATGGAAATGTCCTGGCAGTGGATATCGGATTCAACACGGTCATCTTTACGCTCTTTTCCGGAGCCAACCGGGAGATCATCTACGGCGACACCTTCTACAAGCGTGGCGTCCATCAGATGGCAACCCAACTGCTCCTGCCGAACATCCGGGATTTCGCGCCCTCGCGCACCTTTACGCCGGTCGAGGTCAGCTACCTGATCGAGCAGGGCTATATCCAGTACGGCTTCGACCGCCACGATATCCGTCATGACATCGAAAAAGCGGCCAAGACGTACATCGAGGACGTTCTGCGGGATATCCACGGGGAACTTCAGGCCCACCTGGGACTTAAGGCCGATTTCGGAACGGTGTTGATTTTCGGGGGAGGGGCGACCTTGATCAGGGACACCATCTCATCGACGAAGGTGACCATCAAGATCCTGGCTGAACCCGAGTTCGCCAATGCTTCAGGGTTTGCCCTGGCGGACGGTTAA
- a CDS encoding helix-turn-helix domain-containing protein, with protein MNTELPEKFSTLGKRIRYLRGTKKAAEYAEKLGVHANTLLNYERGERPPNSNFLIKLCHLEQVNADWLLLGISENEKPALKVGYKRPLLEHIGSAARELAPPGLGPRFGKMLAMAYEQAVLYEVDPQRAGEIIKNLVDLLEPKSKNGGRDAGNANQTCRTAC; from the coding sequence ATGAATACCGAATTGCCTGAAAAATTTTCGACCCTGGGCAAGAGAATCCGATACCTGCGAGGCACGAAAAAAGCCGCCGAATACGCCGAGAAGCTTGGGGTCCACGCAAACACCCTGCTGAATTACGAAAGAGGGGAGAGGCCGCCGAATTCAAATTTTCTGATCAAACTTTGCCATCTCGAGCAGGTAAATGCCGACTGGCTGCTCCTGGGCATTTCAGAAAACGAAAAGCCCGCGCTGAAAGTGGGGTACAAAAGACCCCTTCTTGAACATATCGGCAGCGCTGCCCGCGAGCTGGCTCCTCCCGGGCTTGGCCCACGGTTTGGAAAAATGCTGGCCATGGCCTATGAGCAGGCCGTGCTGTATGAAGTTGACCCGCAACGTGCCGGGGAGATCATCAAGAATCTGGTAGACCTTCTGGAGCCCAAATCAAAAAACGGAGGACGCGATGCAGGGAACGCCAATCAAACTTGCCGCACAGCTTGTTGA
- a CDS encoding replication initiator protein A, whose translation MAHPQRDFFVADILDPSPKADMTSMEHPLFALKSGDKRIRSYGRNGFSVTIKPGHSGCATIHDKDLWIYCISHLMEAINRGREDVGRTVRFTAYDFLVTTNRPTAGVGYQRMTEALGRLAGTRIETNIKTDDYRERRGFGLVESWRVIERNEDNRMVAVEVTLPEWLWRSVKARHVLTLSREYFHLRKPLERRLYELARKHCGGQPKWRVKLKALHEKSGSTAPLRNFRGDIKKLTRTNELPDYRVDYDPEADAVTFYVRATKGAKAQMADLVAKLDKPRRRQGR comes from the coding sequence ATGGCTCACCCGCAGCGCGATTTCTTCGTAGCGGACATCCTCGATCCTTCACCGAAAGCAGACATGACCAGCATGGAGCATCCGCTATTTGCCCTGAAATCAGGCGACAAGCGAATCCGCAGCTACGGAAGAAACGGTTTCTCCGTGACCATCAAACCGGGGCATAGCGGCTGCGCAACCATCCACGACAAGGATTTGTGGATTTACTGCATCAGCCATCTCATGGAGGCGATCAACAGGGGCCGGGAGGATGTGGGGCGTACCGTGCGTTTCACGGCCTACGATTTCCTGGTAACCACGAACCGCCCCACCGCTGGTGTGGGCTATCAGCGCATGACCGAAGCGCTAGGACGCCTCGCCGGGACGCGGATCGAGACAAACATCAAAACGGACGATTACCGCGAGCGGCGCGGTTTCGGGCTGGTCGAATCCTGGCGCGTCATCGAACGCAACGAAGACAACCGTATGGTGGCCGTCGAAGTAACGCTTCCCGAATGGCTGTGGCGCTCAGTGAAAGCCCGTCATGTGCTGACCCTGAGCCGGGAGTATTTCCATCTGCGCAAGCCGCTCGAGCGGCGCCTTTATGAACTGGCACGCAAGCATTGCGGAGGACAACCCAAGTGGCGGGTAAAACTCAAGGCATTGCACGAGAAAAGTGGCAGCACCGCGCCACTGCGAAACTTCAGGGGCGATATCAAAAAACTTACCAGAACCAACGAACTGCCCGACTACCGCGTGGATTACGACCCCGAGGCCGACGCGGTGACATTCTACGTCCGAGCAACAAAGGGGGCCAAGGCGCAAATGGCCGACCTGGTTGCGAAGCTGGACAAACCCAGGCGGAGGCAGGGCCGATGA
- a CDS encoding XRE family transcriptional regulator has protein sequence MAHIGDRIRELRGNIHLDQLAEKLGVHPNTIRNYENGKRSPDTEFLAKLLEEIPGTNPGWLLTGEGARHRGDHQAQEGYVMFPRYEIQAGAGPGRLVESEQVVDFVSFKEDWVRSYLRVPRQKLALLNVKGDSMSPTMNDGDLILIDMRSDRIEDSAIYVIEFDEALLVKRIQRRFDGSVAIKSDNPFYEPEIIPKERAQSLRIVGRVIWTGKKV, from the coding sequence ATGGCGCATATCGGGGATCGCATCAGAGAACTTCGGGGCAATATCCACCTGGACCAACTCGCCGAAAAATTGGGGGTTCACCCGAACACGATCAGGAATTACGAAAACGGCAAAAGGTCGCCTGACACCGAATTTCTTGCGAAATTGCTTGAGGAAATTCCCGGCACGAATCCCGGATGGCTGCTGACGGGAGAAGGAGCCAGACACAGAGGGGACCATCAGGCACAGGAGGGCTATGTCATGTTTCCGCGTTATGAAATTCAGGCAGGAGCTGGCCCGGGCCGGCTTGTGGAAAGCGAGCAGGTTGTCGATTTTGTGTCGTTCAAGGAGGACTGGGTGCGCAGCTACTTGCGCGTGCCCCGCCAGAAGCTGGCCCTGCTGAACGTAAAGGGCGACAGCATGTCTCCAACCATGAATGACGGTGATCTCATTCTGATCGATATGAGGTCAGACCGGATCGAGGACAGCGCCATTTACGTCATCGAGTTCGACGAGGCCCTTCTGGTCAAAAGGATTCAGAGGCGCTTCGATGGTTCGGTGGCCATCAAAAGCGACAATCCGTTTTACGAACCGGAGATCATCCCCAAGGAAAGAGCACAGTCGCTGCGGATTGTCGGGCGTGTCATCTGGACCGGCAAAAAGGTGTGA